TATGAAGAGCTGACGCTCGTTGGAGAGGCTGCAAACATCGAACAGGCGGTGCTCCTGGTGCAGGAAACCCAGCCGGACGTCATTTTTCTCGATATTCAAATGCCAGGCGCTTCCGGCTTTGAATTGTTGGAGCGCACCGCTGTCTCGGCCCAAATTATCTTTATCACCGCGTTCGATCAGTACGCCATTCGCGCCTTTGAGGTGAATGCGCTGGATTATCTGCTCAAACCCATCAGCCGGGAACGGCTGCAGAAGGCGGTCGTGCGCCTGCGCACCGGAACGTCTAAATCGGATTGGCAGGCGAAAAAAGTCGCCTATGAGGATGTGATTTATGTGGTGGCCGACGGCTCTTTAAAATTCATCAAGCTGCCGCTGCTCAAAGCGCTGACCGCGGCGGGGAACTATTCTTACATTCTGTACGGGGACAAGCCAA
The bacterium genome window above contains:
- a CDS encoding response regulator transcription factor; translated protein: MTLNKFKTLIVDDEWLVRSELRLMLAEYEELTLVGEAANIEQAVLLVQETQPDVIFLDIQMPGASGFELLERTAVSAQIIFITAFDQYAIRAFEVNALDYLLKPISRERLQKAVVRLRTGTSKSDWQAKKVAYEDVIYVVADGSLKFIKLPLLKALTAAGNYSYILYGDKPRILVTKTLQEWEELLPDKYFVRIHRSAIINFEYVDRVVKCENYTHQIHLRGVEQPFVMSRRYAAKLRSLLSW